Proteins encoded by one window of Rhodamnia argentea isolate NSW1041297 chromosome 6, ASM2092103v1, whole genome shotgun sequence:
- the LOC115734172 gene encoding uncharacterized protein LOC115734172 — MAPSVSTGRLLELNLISAQDLAPVSKSMRTYAVAWVHPDRKLTTRVDEKGHANPNWDDKFVFRVDDVSLETDTCVITIEIYALTWLRVVLVGTVRALLSSLIPPSSRTRTKNTPMRFMTLQVLRPSGRPQGAINFGVSLINSSMRSMPLNSELSGSLAFYGGEQADQRDYKQPGNYGNKNPPQKNHTKIHLWRSQSERTNDYSYNPGSTVCNDSMVGFKQTKGGSLLGSIISDVGPSASIVAAAIAKGLLHPNKNNRDDAESSILLDNWTEKDSIEGLRTKIERWRTELPPVHDRPSNGKKTAKSGGNHGKDRPRRHSDGGGLFSCFGNAYGCEFSISCGGGNAKKIRYGGG, encoded by the exons ATGGCTCCGTCCGTCTCTACCGGTAGGCTCCTCGAGCTCAACCTCATATCGGCCCAGGATCTGGCCCCGGTGTCGAAGTCCATGCGGACGTACGCGGTTGCGTGGGTCCACCCCGATCGGAAGCTGACCACGAGGGTCGACGAGAAGGGCCATGCGAACCCTAACTGGGACGACAAGTTCGTGTTCCGCGTGGACGATGTCTCCCTGGAGACCGACACCTGCGTGATCACCATCGAAATCTATGCCTTGACTTGGCTCCGTGTGGTTCTCGTCGGGACGGTCCGCGCGCTCCTCAGCAGCCTCATTCCTCCATCGTCGCGGACGCGGACCAAGAACACGCCTATGAGATTCATGACCCTGCAG GTTCTGCGTCCATCTGGCCGGCCACAAGGAGCGATTAATTTCGGCGTTTCGCTCATCAATAGCTCCATGCGTAGCATGCCATTGAACTCAGAGCTGAGCGGGTCTTTGGCCTTCTACGGGGGCGAACAGGCGGACCAAAGGGACTATAAGCAACCCGGTAACTATGGCAACAAGAACCCCCCACAGAAGAATCACACGAAAATCCACCTATGGCGATCGCAGAGCGAGAGGACAAATGACTACTCCTACAACCCTGGAAGCACCGTTTGCAACGACTCGATGGTCGGGTTCAAGCAGACGAAAGGCGGGAGCTTGTTGGGGTCGATAATATCTGATGTGGGCCCATCAGCGTCGATCGTGGCGGCCGCAATAGCCAAGGGGTTGCTACACCCTAATAAGAACAACCGCGACGACGCCGAGAGCTCCATACTGCTCGACAATTGGACGGAGAAGGACAGCATCGAGGGCTTGAGGACAAAGATCGAGCGGTGGCGGACTGAATTGCCTCCGGTACATGACCGACCCAGCAACGGCAAGAAGACTGCCAAGTCGGGTGGGAACCACGGGAAAGATCGTCCGCGAAGGCACAGTGATGGAGGCGGCTTGTTCTCTTGCTTCGGAAACGCGTATGGATGCGAGTTCTCCATCAGCTGCGGCGGTGGCAATGCCAAGAAGATCAGGTACGGCGGCGGCTAA
- the LOC115734168 gene encoding leucine-rich repeat receptor-like protein kinase PXL1, with protein sequence MQLQLLFFYCSIGLSLVFAEGAQPTPIDELSTLLYIKSSLIDPLGSLDDWRAPSIAPEGGAIHCNWTGVSCGSEGFVEKLDLSNMNLSGRVSDQIQELQRLSHINLSCNAFESPLPSALSNVTSLKSVDVSQNNFVGSFPVGLGRAGGLVRVNASSNNFAGPLPEDLRSATALESLDLGGNFFEGSIPTSFKNLQNLKYLGLSGNNLTGPIPGELGQLSSLETIIMGYNEFEGGIPPEFGNLTNLRYLDLAVGTLSGQIPAELGSLRKLTTIYLFSNSFEGKIPPEIGNISSLIFLDLSDNKISGEIPGELENLKNLQLFNLMCNQLTGPIPHGLGDLTNLQVLELWKNSLNGTLPTNLGKNSPLQWLDLSSNLLSGEIPEGLCNSGNLTKLILFNNSISGPIPTGLSSCASLIRVRIQHNLLSGMIPVGLGNLPNLQRLELAYNDFSGEIPQDIALSTSLSFVDISNNRLESSVPPSIFSISNLQNFIASNNSLGGHIPDQFQDCPSLSVLDLSNNHFSGNIPESITSCKKLVKLNLRNNRLTGGIPRAISTMPTLAILDLSNNSLAGRIPEFIGSSPTLETLNVSYNNLVGPIPSSGMFANINPSELAGNPGLCGGVLPPCSKKSTATSGSKRGMHIYHVLVGCAIGTSVILSLSLAFFAGRLLYRRWYLYDGFFYDWFKRGNEEWPWRLVAFQRVSFTSSDILACINESNLIGMGGTGMVYKAEVHRPHVNVAVKKLWRSGSDLENGSDLLQEVNLLGRLRHRNIVRLLGYLHNESDVMMVYEYMPNGNLGTALHSKQAAKLLVDWVLRYNIAVGVAQGLNYLHHDCHPPIIHRDIKSNNILLDKNLEAKIADFGLAKMMIHKNETVSVVAGSYGYIAPEYGYTLKVDEKSDIYSYGVVLLELLTGKTPLDPSFGESIDIVEWVRTKVKDNKTVDETLDTSIAGQCKTVQEEMLLVLRVALLCTAKLPKERPSMRDVLTMLGEAKPRRKSICYGDAPNAGREKPIFTTSPVVGLL encoded by the exons ATGCAACTCCAATTGCTGTTCTTCTACTGTTCCATTGGCCTCTCTCTTGTTTTTGCTGAGGGAGCTCAACCCACACCCATTGATGAGCTCTCCACTTTGCTCTACATAAAATCCAGCCTGATTGACCCTTTAGGCTCCCTTGATGATTGGAGAGCCCCAAGCATCGCGCCCGAGGGCGGCGCAATCCATTGCAACTGGACTGGAGTCTCATGCGGCTCGGAAGGGTTCGTGGAGAAGCTCGATCTCTCCAACATGAACCTGAGTGGCCGTGTCTCTGATCAGATTCAAGAGCTGCAGAGACTTTCTCACATCAACTTGTCCTGTAACGCGTTCGAATCGCCGTTGCCGAGTGCTCTCTCTAATGTGACCTCGCTGAAGAGCGTCGATGTGAGCCAGAATAATTTCGTTGGCAGCTTTCCTGTAGGCCTGGGAAGGGCTGGAGGGCTAGTGCGAGTCAATGCTTCGAGCAATAACTTCGCTGGTCCTCTTCCAGAGGATCTCAGGAGCGCGACGGCTCTAGAGAGCTTAGATTTGGGGGGTAACTTTTTTGAGGGCTCGATACCGACGTCCTTCAAGAATCTGCAGAATCTGAAGTACCTCGGGCTTTCGGGGAATAACCTCACTGGGCCAATCCCTGGAGAACTCGGGCAGTTGTCGTCTCTGGAGACAATCATCATGGGTTACAATGAGTTCGAGGGTGGGATTCCTCCTGAGTTCGGGAACCTTACGAATCTCCGGTATCTTGACTTGGCGGTTGGCACTCTCAGTGGACAGATTCCAGCAGAATTGGGGAGCTTGCGAAAGCTCACTACCATTTACCTGTTCTCAAACAGTTTCGAGGGAAAGATTCCACCAGAAATTGGCAACATTTCGTCACTGATCTTCCTAGATCTCTCGGACAATAAGATCTCAGGGGAGATTCCAGGAGAGCTAGAAAACTTGAAGAATTTGCAGCTTTTCAACTTGATGTGCAATCAACTAACCGGGCCGATCCCGCATGGTCTTGGGGATTTGACCAACTTGCAGGTGCTGGAGCTGTGGAAGAACTCGCTGAATGGTACATTGCCGACCAATCTTGGCAAGAACTCGCCACTCCAGTGGCTAGACCTGTCGTCAAATCTGTTATCCGGTGAGATCCCTGAAGGATTGTGCAATTCAGGGAACCTCACTAAGCTCATCCTCTTCAACAACTCCATCTCAGGCCCAATTCCTACAGGCCTCTCGAGCTGTGCGTCATTAATTAGAGTTCGCATCCAGCACAATCTTCTATCTGGGATGATTCCGGTTGGCCTCGGAAACCTGCCAAACCTTCAAAGGCTAGAATTAGCTTACAATgacttctccggcgagatcccgcAAGACATCGCTTTGTctacttctctttcttttgtcgaTATTTCCAATAATCGCCTGGAGTCCTCTGTTCCTCCTAGTATCTTCTCCATTTCCAACCTCCAGAACTTCATTGCTTCCAACAACAGCCTGGGAGGCCACATCCCAGACCAGTTCCAAGATTGCCCGTCACTTTCAGTGCTTGACCTCTCGAACAACCATTTTTCGGGGAATATCCCGGAGAGCATAACCTCGTGCAAGAAACTGGTGAAACTTAATCTCAGAAACAACAGATTGACTGGAGGGATCCCCAGGGCGATTTCCACTATGCCCACATTAGCCATTCTTGATCTGTCCAACAACTCTTTGGCCGGTCGAATACCGGAATTTATCGGAAGCTCGCCCACATTGGAGACACTTAACGTGTCGTACAACAATCTCGTCGGCCCCATCCCATCAAGTGGCATGTTTGCTAACATCAATCCCTCTGAATTAGCAGGCAATCCTGGACTCTGTGGCGGGGTTCTCCCACCGTGTTCAAAAAAGTCCACTGCAACATCAGGAAGTAAAAGAGGCATGCACATATATCACGTCCTCGTGGGATGCGCCATCGGCACGTCCGTGATTTTATCTCTCAGTCTGGCATTTTTCGCTGGGAGGCTTCTATACAGAAGGTGGTATCTGTATGATGGTTTCTTCTATGACTGGTTCAAGAGAGGCAATGAGGAATGGCCTTGGAGGCTGGTGGCCTTCCAAAGGGTAAGCTTCACTAGCAGCGACATCCTTGCTTGTATAAATGAATCCAACTTGATTGGCATGGGCGGGACTGGCATGGTCTATAAGGCTGAAGTGCACCGGCCCCACGTCAACGTGGCGGTCAAGAAGCTCTGGAGATCGGGCTCCGATCTAGAGAATGGCTCCGATCTGTTGCAAGAGGTGAATCTCCTAGGACGGCTCCGGCACCGCAACATTGTACGTTTGTTAGGGTATCTCCACAACGAGAGCGACGTGATGATGGTTTATGAGTACATGCCGAACGGGAACCTAGGGACGGCATTGCACAGCAAGCAGGCTGCGAAGTTGCTGGTCGACTGGGTCTTGAGGTACAATATTGCAGTCGGAGTGGCGCAAGGCCTGAACTACCTCCACCACGATTGCCATCCGCCAATCATCCACCGGGACATCAAGTCGAATAACATCTTGCTTGACAAAAATCTCGAGGCAAAGATCGCGGATTTCGGGTTGGCGAAGATGATGATCCACAAGAACGAGACTGTTTCAGTGGTGGCCGGATCCTACGGATACATAGCACCTG AGTATGGATACACCTTGAAAGTAGATGAGAAGAGCGACATATACAGTTATGGCGTCGTCCTTCTCGAGCTCCTGACAGGAAAAACGCCCTTGGACCCATCGTTTGGAGAGTCCATAGACATAGTCGAATGGGTTCGGACCAAGGTCAAGGACAACAAGACAGTGGATGAAACGCTGGACACCAGCATAGCGGGCCAGTGCAAAACGGTCCAAGAAGAGATGCTTCTCGTCCTGCGGGTCGCGCTTCTCTGCACGGCGAAGCTGCCCAAGGAGCGGCCTTCCATGCGGGATGTCCTGACGATGCTCGGAGAGGCAAAGCCACGCAGGAAAAGCATCTGCTATGGTGACGCACCAAATGCTGGCAGAGAGAAGCCGATATTCACTACGTCGCCAGTTGTTGGCCTCCTGTAG
- the LOC115734173 gene encoding exosome complex component CSL4 isoform X2 yields the protein MGETVVEESEELATPGDVLGRAAEVKPGRGAYLASHNNLVYASLTGRVRTVAPPPGSPDKRPTVEVIGHKAHGAVPEPGSVVIARVTKVLSRMASADILCVGPKSVREKFTGIIRQQDVRATEIDKVDMHSSFLPGDIVRAIVLSLGDARAYYLSTAKNELGVVSAESTAGATMVPVSWTEMQCPLTGQNEKRKGRFAVGEARVKVMAK from the exons ATGGGAGAAACAGTGGTCGAGGAGTCGGAGGAGTTGGCGACACCAGGAGACGTTCTGGGAAGAGCGGCGGAAGTCAAACCGGGACGAGGCGCCTACCTGGCGTCCCATAATAACCTCGTCTACGCCTCCCTAACTGGACGCGTCCGCACTGTAGCTCCCCCACCCGGTTCGCCCGACAAG AGGCCGACCGTGGAAGTGATTGGCCACAAAGCCCATGGTGCAGTTCCAGAGCCAGGTTCTGTTGTTATTGCACGA GTGACTAAAGTGTTGAGTAGGATGGCATCAGCTGACATACTTTGTGTTGGTCCAAAGTCCGTCAGGGAAAAGTTCACAGGAATAATTCG GCAACAAGATGTTAGAGCGACTGAGATTGACAAAGTGGATATGCACTCATCTTTTCTGCCAGGTGACATTGTCAGAGCTATTGTC CTGTCCCTTGGAGATGCACGAGCTTATTATTTGTCAACTGCGAAGAATGAACTTGGTGTTGTATCGGCAGAGAGTACAGCAG GTGCAACAATGGTCCCGGTAAGCTGGACAGAAATGCAGTGTCCTTTAACTGGTCAAAACGAGAAAAGAAAG
- the LOC115734173 gene encoding exosome complex component CSL4 isoform X3, whose amino-acid sequence MGETVVEESEELATPGDVLGRAAEVKPGRGAYLASHNNLVYASLTGRVRTVAPPPGSPDKRPTVEVIGHKAHGAVPEPGSVVIARVTKVLSRMASADILCVGPKSVREKFTGIIRQQDVRATEIDKVDMHSSFLPGDIVRAIVLSLGDARAYYLSTAKNELGVVSAESTAGATMVPVSWTEMQCPLTGQNEKRKVAKVGS is encoded by the exons ATGGGAGAAACAGTGGTCGAGGAGTCGGAGGAGTTGGCGACACCAGGAGACGTTCTGGGAAGAGCGGCGGAAGTCAAACCGGGACGAGGCGCCTACCTGGCGTCCCATAATAACCTCGTCTACGCCTCCCTAACTGGACGCGTCCGCACTGTAGCTCCCCCACCCGGTTCGCCCGACAAG AGGCCGACCGTGGAAGTGATTGGCCACAAAGCCCATGGTGCAGTTCCAGAGCCAGGTTCTGTTGTTATTGCACGA GTGACTAAAGTGTTGAGTAGGATGGCATCAGCTGACATACTTTGTGTTGGTCCAAAGTCCGTCAGGGAAAAGTTCACAGGAATAATTCG GCAACAAGATGTTAGAGCGACTGAGATTGACAAAGTGGATATGCACTCATCTTTTCTGCCAGGTGACATTGTCAGAGCTATTGTC CTGTCCCTTGGAGATGCACGAGCTTATTATTTGTCAACTGCGAAGAATGAACTTGGTGTTGTATCGGCAGAGAGTACAGCAG GTGCAACAATGGTCCCGGTAAGCTGGACAGAAATGCAGTGTCCTTTAACTGGTCAAAACGAGAAAAGAAAGGTCGCAAAAGTCGGCAGCTGA
- the LOC115734173 gene encoding exosome complex component csl4 isoform X1, giving the protein MGETVVEESEELATPGDVLGRAAEVKPGRGAYLASHNNLVYASLTGRVRTVAPPPGSPDKRPTVEVIGHKAHGAVPEPGSVVIARVTKVLSRMASADILCVGPKSVREKFTGIIRQQDVRATEIDKVDMHSSFLPGDIVRAIVLSLGDARAYYLSTAKNELGVVSAESTAGMAMEQHGTGYCNSCPVSQGKSTSNRDKKPSSVPLPMEYTVAPSIKTMPMIVSLKTCKD; this is encoded by the exons ATGGGAGAAACAGTGGTCGAGGAGTCGGAGGAGTTGGCGACACCAGGAGACGTTCTGGGAAGAGCGGCGGAAGTCAAACCGGGACGAGGCGCCTACCTGGCGTCCCATAATAACCTCGTCTACGCCTCCCTAACTGGACGCGTCCGCACTGTAGCTCCCCCACCCGGTTCGCCCGACAAG AGGCCGACCGTGGAAGTGATTGGCCACAAAGCCCATGGTGCAGTTCCAGAGCCAGGTTCTGTTGTTATTGCACGA GTGACTAAAGTGTTGAGTAGGATGGCATCAGCTGACATACTTTGTGTTGGTCCAAAGTCCGTCAGGGAAAAGTTCACAGGAATAATTCG GCAACAAGATGTTAGAGCGACTGAGATTGACAAAGTGGATATGCACTCATCTTTTCTGCCAGGTGACATTGTCAGAGCTATTGTC CTGTCCCTTGGAGATGCACGAGCTTATTATTTGTCAACTGCGAAGAATGAACTTGGTGTTGTATCGGCAGAGAGTACAGCAG GGATGGCCATGGAGCAACATGGGACTGGTTACTGCAATTCTTGCCCCGTGTCACAGGGAAAATCCACATCCAACAGGGACAAGAAACCCTCCAGTGTCCCTTTGCCCATGGAGTACACAGTTGCCCCTTCAATTAAGACAATGCCTATGATTGTGAGTCTAAAAACTTGCAAAGattaa
- the LOC115734173 gene encoding exosome complex component CSL4 isoform X4 — protein sequence MGETVVEESEELATPGDVLGRAAEVKPGRGAYLASHNNLVYASLTGRVRTVAPPPGSPDKRPTVEVIGHKAHGAVPEPGSVVIARVTKVLSRMASADILCVGPKSVREKFTGIIRQQDVRATEIDKVDMHSSFLPGDIVRAIVLSLGDARAYYLSTAKNELGVVSAESTAGATMVPVSWTEMQCPLTGQNEKRKELN from the exons ATGGGAGAAACAGTGGTCGAGGAGTCGGAGGAGTTGGCGACACCAGGAGACGTTCTGGGAAGAGCGGCGGAAGTCAAACCGGGACGAGGCGCCTACCTGGCGTCCCATAATAACCTCGTCTACGCCTCCCTAACTGGACGCGTCCGCACTGTAGCTCCCCCACCCGGTTCGCCCGACAAG AGGCCGACCGTGGAAGTGATTGGCCACAAAGCCCATGGTGCAGTTCCAGAGCCAGGTTCTGTTGTTATTGCACGA GTGACTAAAGTGTTGAGTAGGATGGCATCAGCTGACATACTTTGTGTTGGTCCAAAGTCCGTCAGGGAAAAGTTCACAGGAATAATTCG GCAACAAGATGTTAGAGCGACTGAGATTGACAAAGTGGATATGCACTCATCTTTTCTGCCAGGTGACATTGTCAGAGCTATTGTC CTGTCCCTTGGAGATGCACGAGCTTATTATTTGTCAACTGCGAAGAATGAACTTGGTGTTGTATCGGCAGAGAGTACAGCAG GTGCAACAATGGTCCCGGTAAGCTGGACAGAAATGCAGTGTCCTTTAACTGGTCAAAACGAGAAAAGAAAG